The region AGGAGTCGAGAGCTCTAGCCCACCTGTTTATTTCTCCACAAAGAGAACATGAGCGACATGCTGAGTATGACACAAGCGCATCCGAACGCCAGCGTTATCATCCACTTCTTCACGAATCGTTCTACGTGACTTTTCgtgcgatttcgtcgacgagacgaacgtcgctcGCTGTCTTCCATCGCTCGAAGACCTCACCGTGCGGCCGAACGCGTCAAGGTTGTGGTTCAACAATAGCGAGTTAGAACTTCCGGTGGTAATCACGTGCACCAGACAACAACGCGCGCTATAGAGCGAGAACAGACTCCTTTGTGGCTCGATAAGCGTGGGATTGCGGATAGGTGACCTCAGTATCGCGTCATGACAAAAGTCGTGATTGAGGAACGTTAGGACAAGACTGAAAGAGAAGCCGGATGGTAAGgcatcgttttttctcaCAAAACCAGACCATAGCCTGTAGCCTTGTGTGAAGCAAACTCActccctttctctctctctctctcttttctttaccACAATAAGCCTTGGTGGTAAAAATGGGGGTCCCCCATAAAGTGCAAAGGTCAAACCACGTGTTAAAGCTAAAACCCGGACTCTTTCTAGATCATgtctgatgaagaagaaacggagTCGGATCAGAGTCTTTCCCAGCAAGAACCAGAACTTATacgtcctcctcctttgGCCTCATTGTCTCTAAGTGGTCTGAGTCTCGCACcatcgacgacttttccgGCTTTGAGGTCTCCTCTCACCAGTAGTGGAGTTTCTTCAAGTTCTGGATTCGAAGGAGGGACTCATGATGAGTCTTTGATAAGAAGGGGACCTGCTGGTCCGAGTATTGATCTTTTGAAACGAGACAATGAGCGTTTGAAATTGCGTTTGGAAGAGATGGAGGAGCGTCTTAGACAAGAATTTTTAGCAAGAAGAGAAGTGGAGGAAGaattgaagagaagaaacgtgGAGCTGAGTCAAACTCGGAGGCATTTAGAAATTGTTGAGGGAGATAAGGAAGCGTTGAGACATCAGGTGATTCAGTTTCGTTGTGAGTTGCGTTAGAGGAAGGCATTGGTGTTGGGAAATAGGAGAGAATATGGCGGGATGAGATTgtggagaaaatgaaactcGTGGAGTCGTtagaaaaacagaaaaacgatACTGCTGTTGATAGGGAAAGATTGAAACGACAAATAGAATCAGACAAAATTAAGGTTAGTCACGAATTCAAAATATTCTTTCTAAAATAATTTGCAGATAAAAAACTTGGAAGCTGAGCTAGCTCAACAAAAGGTAAGAGATAATATATTATAATTCGTTGATTCAGACTTTTAAAAAATACAGACTATTCCCCCTCAGAGAAATTattcgacgatgacgtctaGATCCTCCTTTCCCCaggtaatttttttgactaaCTCACTTAGCGCTGTCATAAAACGTTAATTAACGCATCTAGCTTGTATCAGGCAATCCTTTGACTAATAATCCTCCAGAGATTGTTCATCGAACTCCCTCCTTTCCAATTCGCTCCCCAAAATCACCAGAAATTCACTGGCATCCCAAGGAGGACATTGACTCGAGTCCTCCTCGAACGACTCTCGCTGAAGACCAATACGCACCTCTACAAGCGTGGCTTCGCAAAAATAAAATGGAAGCGGCGTTTTCCGGCGCTTATGCCGTTCAGGGAACGAGGGACTCGCATTTTTCTGTGCGCAGCGAAGAGTCAAATTACTTGGAATGTCCGAAATGCGACAAGCGTTTTGATTCGAGAGATTTTTCGTCCTATCGTCAACATTTGGAAGAATGCCTCAAATGAATAGTCTAAGCTAATTAGGACTGAGACCCCGCGGCgttaaaaattaggcctcACGCATATGCAAATATCGGGGGAAAGCGATTTTGCGAAAATAGAGAGTGTTATTTTCAAGACGATAGCTCACACCACACCTTATAAGGCTCTCTTAGAGGTCTccatcacgtgacgtttgTTATGATCCAATTACCCTCTTGCCTCCAGTTCCGATTTCCgcatttcgcgtcgttcttgCGATCCAGTGAAAGCTGACCTACTTGAATGGCTGCAGAAGGCCAAACGAGTCGTTTAACCTTCTGCAAGGGTCTTGTCGCACTCTTGTTTCTCCTGCCTTACGTGTGGTTGTTCTATCGTCAAGTTATTCTCGAAACGCAATCGAAACGGCTCGAGAATCAAGTCAGTTCTCTCGAGACGTTGCTCTCGAGTCTATTGGTCAACTCTTCGAGACATAAGGAGGGCAAGGTTGGGCTATGCAATCAATGCATTTGTTTAGATGCTAAAAATAGGACGGCTAGGTATTGAATACGGATGTGACGGGCCCGTTGCGTCGTTTAAAACGTGGAAGCGAGGAATCGTGTCCCAAATCGTGCAAAGGTTTTCGTTTATCGCGTGACTTATTTAATTGGCAtacatgacgtcataacgtCTGGTCACGCTTAGGAGAGACGGGATATCCAGGAGAACCTGGACAGCATGGTTTTGATGGTGAAAAAGGAGCGAGGGGTCCTCCAGGCTTTCCAGGCCATCAAGGCCTTCCAGGTCCTCCAGGTTCCCAAGGACCTGAAGGTATAATAAATTCTGATGATTAGAACATTCAAGCAGTGCACATTTTTTCTAGGGAAATTGGTAGGCGAAATGGTAACGAATTCGGATGATATTTGTGTAATGATTGTTTGTAGAGTCGCATTTATATGCACTTGCATGCTTCTGCAAAACGAGGAGAAGGCCCAACTAAAGTCAAAGGAAAATTTTCCAACTGGCACAGAACGGATAACAATCAGCCTTCCACCAAGCTGAAGGCTAGACTTTTGGAAAGGTTTACGGTGAACGGCGATGACGGAAGCATAGAGAAAATAAAGGTTGAAGTCAAGGGACTTTATTTTGTCTATTGCCAGCTCAGGTTACTGGAGAGCAGCTCTTTCCACATTGCAATGACGCGAAGTGGCGAGAATGACAGCATCTTAGTCAGTTCACAAGTTGTCTCGAAAGGCGAGTCGACTTTTGCCGGAACCTTGGCGGAATTAGAGAAAGGAGATCTTCTTTGGGTAAATTTGACAAGTCCGGCGAGAGTGACCCGCAAAGAGCACGAAAGTTTTATCGGAGCATTTTGCGTGCACACGTAccgtaattaattaaatctcgCTTAGCAACGCTCTCTTAGCAACGTACCTGTCACCGCCTGGCGCCGGGACTCTCAGCACTACCCCCACGTGACGTAACATACCACGTGGCACTCTTCGttgttctcttcgtctcgctCCTTCGCTCGGCGGAGAATCGCCTCGTCTTCGACTCGATAGTGTCCAAAAATGGGAGGTAACAAGACGAGAGTAGTTTGGTTTGGTGAGGCCCCACTCGAGGACCTTTCCGCTCAGTTAAAATTCTCGAATGGCTCAAGCCCTTTATATCGATCATACCCGAAGTATCGAAACCGGAACGAAAGGTACGCGATCTCCAACGTCAAATAAACCCCACGAAACGCGCGTTTTTCTTAGATTCAATTTCGCGAGAAAGTTCTCTGGACGGCAATCACGCTCTTTATTTTCTTAGTCTGTTGTCAGGTAAGAACGATCTCGATCTGCCCTTATTACGCGAAGATTGAGAGTGAGTCCCCCcctcgcgcgcgctagaTTCCCCTGTTTGGCATTATGTCGTCCGATTCGGCCGATCCTTTCTATTGGATACGAGTCATTATGGCGTCCAATAGAGGTAAGTCCGttcttttttcgaatttttcgtgACATTTTCTCTCATCCGAAAGGAACTTTGATGGAATTGGGCATTTCTcccattgtgacgtcatcgctcaTCATGCAACTTCTCCAGGGCGCCAAACTCATCGAAGTCGGCGACACGCCCAAAGACAAAGCCCTATTCAACGGCTCACAAAAACGTAAGGGAGAGAGATTAAATAGTATTTATccctattgattttctcttaGTCTTTGGCATGGTTATTACTCTGGGTCAAAGCGTTGTTTACGTCATGACGGGAATGTACGGGGATCCGTCGGACATTGGCGCGGGAATTGGCCTTCTAATTGTCATTCAAGTAAGAAGAATTAATCattaattatgtatttatttatttatttttgtttagtTATTCTGCGCTGGGCTTATCGTTCTCCTATTGGACGAACTTCTGCAGAAGGGATATGGCTTGGGATCTGggtaaaaaaataaataattatctTAATCgttatatattttattttattagtaTATCTCTTTTTATTGCTACAAATATTTGCGAGACGATTGTTTGGAAGGCGTTCAGTCCTGCTACAATTAATACGGGAAGAGGTGAGaatggaattttttcttttgattttttttgaattttgatttATAAGGAACTGAGTTTGAGGGTGCTGTCATTGCCTTTTTTCATCTCTTGGCTACAAGAGGAGACAaagtgcgcgcgctaagggAGGCATTTTACCGTCAAAATTTGCCAAATTTGATGAATTTGTCCGCAACTGTTTTCGTCTTTGCAATTGTGATTTATTTCCAAGTAAGTTTACATAACCACGattatgtattttttttgaataattgaattttgaattttaggGATTTCGCGTTGATTTGCCCATCAAATCTTCCAGATATCGCGGACAATACAGCTCCTATCCAATCAAACTTTTCTACACGTCCAACATTCCAATCATTCTTCAagtaatcaataaaaaataatcaataatattaTCTTTATTATAATGTTGTCTTAGAGCGCGCTAGTGTCAAACCTCTACGTCATATCACAAATGTTGTCCGCGAAATTGAGCGGAAACTTCTTTGTGAGTCTCCTAGGCGTTTGGCAGGTAAATaaaacaaataataaataatctatatatattatttattttatttatttttctttagactaTGGAGGGTGGGGGTCCAGCGCGTTCTTATCCCATTGGTGGCCTTTGCTACTATATGTCTCCTCCTGAGACACTGGGCCACATTATAGAGGATCCCATACATGCTGTCATCTATATTGCCTTTATGCTTGGCTCTTGCGCCTTTTTTTCAAAGACTTGGATTGACGTTTCCGGCTCTTCAGCCAAGGACGTACgtcataataataattgaatttttataaaaatattttttcttttctcaaggTTGCTAAGCAACTGAAAGATCAGCAAATGGTAATGAGGGGACACAGGGAAACGTCAATGATCAAGGAATTAAACAGGTATATATTATAGGAGAAAAATTCCCTTACATATAAATAATTCTAATAACGTTAAAATTTCTATCCAATGTAATTAGTTAATAAACaagattttaattaatactctATACTCATAGTAATgataattgaaaaattattatagatttatttaattaattaattagatacATTCCTACGGCTGCTGCTTTTGGTGGACTTTGCATTGGAGCTCTTTCCGTATTGGCCGACTTCCTAGGTAAAATTTCATAAAGGAATCTcgcttttttaatttttttgttttctaaGGTGCCATTGGGTCTGGTACGGGAATTCTCTTGGCTGTGACGATCATTTATCAATATTTCGAAGTTTTTGTGAAGGAACAAAGCGAGCTTGGCGGAATGGGTACATTGCTCTTTTagctttctctctctgtgTGTTGCATTGATgtcaatttgaatttgtcCTCGTGAATGTCATACGTATTGAAATAATAACGATACGTGCATTagaacgaaagaaaacagaagaaaaaacaacggTACGATAGCAAAGATAGTCTGGGAggtttttttaattaatagaagcGTTGTTTTGCGTAGTATCTTCTTGGGGAGGGTCCGCCTGCCGTGCGGctcattctcgtcgttttaTTCATTGGCTGGATCGAAAGGGAAGGAAATTCGAacgattttgtcttttccgGACCGAGATCAAGCGTTGTTctgaatattttcttttccacaGGCTGTGCTGgatcgcgacgcgacgtccTTGGAGTTTGAGGAAGATTTGCTGTTGCACTGGGACGACGTTGAGACAATCTTTCCTGGCGTACATATGCACAGGTAAGCAatttcactttttctttctttcttaccCAAACACTCATCTGGCTTATCATTGAACTTCGTCTGCCTAAGCTTtgttcttccttttcttcggtGGAATAATATTGGGGGCGTAAGTATTCCTTCAgacattattattattagagaATAGAGTTTAGAGGGCCTTAGGGTGGGTTTACTGTCTTCGGCGCTGACTCCTCTTCTTTGTATTCAACGTTTTCCTCGTTTTCCGTAACCCAGATAGTTGGCACTTGCGGAAGAGCAACGTAGTCGTTTTTTGAGCCCTTTGAACGTAGTTTATGACGTAGTTGTGTAGCGAGGTCGAGCGTACTTGAGCAGGGAATTCATCGTTTGGACGTGGAGTAGGagatttttgtttttctttaagATCTTGCTCCACGGTTTTAAGCCGGAGCCTAAGCCGCTCAATTTCAGCCTAAGAAACCAAGTAATGATAACACTCTAAGAGTAAGGGGGTACTACTAAATACCTGACACTTTGCAAGGTGTTCTCTATGGTCAATCTCTTCCTGTAGAGGCAAGTTcagaaattttgattttggAGTTTTTTTCTGGCctacttcttctttttttgccaGTTTCTTTCGTAATTCGTTCGCCTCTTGACGCTCAGCTTCGAGCTCGTGTTTCGCTCTCTCCAAAATCAATTCCAATTCCTAAATTTTTCGTTGTGAAAAAAGCTAGCGCGCGcatcacgacgacgaggaaacctttttctcggcgacgttctcgtcaaATTGCACCTCGAAATCACTCATATTCGACAGGTAAGAAATTGCGCAATCGCTTACAGAAATTTCCGCGAAATTGTACGCTATGACTTTGTTTGTTTTATCCATTGCATTCAACTGACTCAAAAGTATTTCGTTCTCGAGTTCCAATTCCTAAATGAGAGCGTAGATACGTTGTCATAGTCCACGCGAAAAATCTCCATTCCCTCGTATTTTAATTTCTGTTTCTGTGCAAAAGTCTCGATGTTCtcaattcgttttctcaGTGCAGAATTTTTCTATTAAATAGTTAATTTAAAAAACGCTTCGTAAAAAACAGCTAACGTTTTTTTGATTGGCCATCGTTATTAGAAAACTAGAAGTGTATTAGAGAGAAGgttatttattctgaattttctAACCGGCCGGACTCCTTTCTGACTTTATTTAGTCCTTTTTCAATCTCACTCGTCACTACGTAGAACAAAATCAGACACTAGATGATACGAATAAGGCGATTTTACTTACGTTCTTGGTAGGCCAATGAACAGAactcaatttcttcaattaACTCGTccaaattattgattttcgatCTCTCCCTTGGCGGTTGAAAATCGCTTATTGACGAATCAGATCCTGACTCTGGCTCTCGTTTTAGAGCAGTCAACGCCAGGTCGATGACTCTGGCGAAAATGCTGTGGAGTTCCTGCAGATTTGATTTCGTAAAGGCGTAAGCGGACCTAGCGAGAAAATTACGAAATCAGAAGTGAAAAATTTCGTAGAATACATGaacggttcgtcgtcgacgtcatgcaatgcgttctcgtcgccaaAATCGTTATATTGTGCCGTAGCAATGACCTAAAACAATTAATTCCTATACAGAATTCACGAAATATTCGTATAACGTGATCGGctgaaaaaagaagtttCTCCCTTTTGACGAAATTCGCTTCCAAAGACTCGAATAGATCGTTGATTTTCACCTATTTAGAAGTTTGATTCTTTCCCCTAAATGTTGTTTAATTTTCTCGCCTTGCTCTCTATAGGAATGTGAGATGGTTTCCCTGCTGTCACCTCGTCTCGTTCCTAGGCAAAACTAACCAGGTGATCTCCTATTGTTTTGATATCCTAAACCTCATTCAATTTCATTCCAATTTCTAATAATTTGGAATGGgcttctttgccttttcgtTCACGTGccatttccttttcaatttgCTCCTCCGATCGTGCATTGGTTAGAAATCGGCGCCCCGAGAGCCAATTTTGATCGGCGGCATCGTTTATTCTCTTTTGGGTTTTCACACGCTTTTTGATTTGTCGCATCATTGCCAAAGGGCAATCGATTAGCAAACGATTTGGACCTGCTGTCAAGCTCCTTTGCCAATGTCAAGTACACACAGTTACATGGGTTCAAGTATGCGACAGAGCAAAGGCGCCTAGACTAATCAGCGAAGCCTCGACTAATCAGAGAGAAGCTAACGTCACACACACGTTGATTTCTTGAAGAGACAGAGCACAGAATCACACACAAGATAAGATGTTTATAGTTTGAAAtcgctttgtcgtcgtctacTGAGTGACGGCGTCGCGGACGCGCGACGATTCAATGCAATGCGAGCCGCTAGAGTAGAGTGAAGCCGTCCTCTGGACGTTTCGAGctttggtgacgtcagaaaaacgTTGTCGTCATTTATCGTTACTCGAACTTTAGGCAGACTTTGACGAAGGTTCGAATCGCTGACGGGGCGACGAGGTACCGTGCGCGGgcgattcgacgccgatGGATTGCCGCCGATGGAACGGACAGTGAAAAAGGGAGAAGTGGGCAACGAATTGTGAGGCTGTATCGTGTTGTAAAAAGTTTTGGTGAGCTTGAGAGGAGAGGGAGATCGATTTAGGCCCGAGTTCTAGAAAAAGTAATCaactaattatttttcttatgtAGAGATTACCTCAAGCGGCGTATAAGAACTAGATCTCATCATTCGACCCTATATAAAAGGTTAGTGAACTAATTAAATGATTGGCTGGTGTACTTTCTGAGTCACTGGCATTGGACGTTGCCAATCGTCTCTCGGCGCCCTTTCAATACGCGGGGCACGAGGGGGGATAAAGATAAAAGGAAGACTGTCTTCGCCACTTGAACTTGAACCACGGTCCTGTCCATCATTTTGGAATCAATTTCTTAACTCGTTTTTCCTTATTTACCCTTCTCATTGAGCTGTCCGACTCCGCTTCCATTGATCTTTCGTAATCGACTGTCAAAAAGTGATTTTTGTGCTGAAAGTCCGGCTGGACTTGAGACGAAGGCTGATGGCTTTCAATGATATCTTCTTTGCGCAGCCTCAACTCatcctatatatatatatatatatacgtagCCTCGGTTCTTCAATTGACTCTTAGAGGCACTTACGTCTAATTCTGCAACGACAGTTTGCAGCCTTTCTGCTTCCTAGCGTCGCGAGCACAAATCAATCATCTGAGATTTCATTACAGCGGTCCTAAAAAATTACCAAGTCTTTTTCGGCCAGCTTTTCCTTGTATTctaattcaattttcttcgtttcctgttcgaaatttcttttGAGCTCATCAATAGCCATCTGTTGttttgaagaatttctttccaaTGTCGAATCATTTTCAAGTTGAACGcacctctttctctttcaattttctaatcaattcgtctctttcaatAATGACTTTTTCCTAAAattttatcatcatcatcatcatcatgatGGGAAGATTTTTCATGCGGCACCTTTTCGACGCACTCTGCGTCTCTCTCTACTCGAAGAGTGGCAACTTGTATTGAAAGCTCGTTCATCTTCTGCTGTCTATATATATACGGAAGTTCGCGCGGCAAGAGTACATGTACGTGCACTGAAAACTGAGTTACTTGGCCGCGGCGGCATgagctcttctttctgcatctcGGCTTTTTTCTTCCCCTAAGTGACTATGCGTCATTTGACTGACTACACCTGACTACTGGCCTTACTTAGACTGGCAATCTTTTCAAACATTTCTACACGAAGTTATTTTCACACCAAGATATGACACTACTACTACTGAACGTACTTTCTAATAACGATAGGGAAAATCCTTCAAATCTTTCTATGCCTATTCTATAACAAATGGGCGAAGTGAGACCCTTTGAGTTGCCAAGTtgatgtatatatataagcTTGCCTGGCCAGAGACTGTGCTGCTTCCATTCCTTTCAAGTTTTTGCTTCCAGAATTTAGAGCTGACCTGGTTCGGTTTTTACATAATGAGGGCATCACGTTAAGTCAGAAAATCTTACTGCGTTTCCTtcagagcgtcgtcgaaattaTCATCATTTATCTAGCATCGTGACAATCAGTCAATCATACGACGAGTAAATAATCGCCTACCGCTTGCCACTCGTCAAAGTCAAAAAACTATTCAAAACACATTTTACCGTTTCACGTTGCTTCGACGCGCGGCTTACCTGTCCTGCAGATTCCAAAAGGGTCATAATCTTGCGTTTATTTCCTTCCAGACCGTTCATCGCTGCACTTACTCGAGACttgaaacgagacgaaataaaaattcttcTAAGCAAAAAATTGACTCGAACCTTTTGAACTGTCAACATTTCCTCCGAGTCGTTGTCACTGACAACACCCTGCTTTAACACCTCATCAGCTTCCTTTAACGCCTAACAGAAACGTTTTGCTTCAGACTGTCAATACTACTGACCATTGTCTATACATCGTTTCGCATCTTCCGTGCTGACGCGACGGTATCTCGCTGTGTAGTCTCTTCACCAGAGCCCAATATTCTAATTCTTGAAAGCACATTTCTACTCTTCTACAATGAGCAATTATGGAAATGTAATAGCTGTCGTATATCTGTTGATTTTCTCATTTCCACCTGTCTGCTGCTGTTTCGAGGTTGCATTTTACGCAAACCGATTCGTTGACAATTTAGAGCTGGTTGTCAAAGGCGGTCGTGTGAGGGGTGAAATGAAGCGCGCCCCAATCAGGAATGTGCACGTAGGCGTAACAAatttag is a window of Oscarella lobularis chromosome 20, ooOscLobu1.1, whole genome shotgun sequence DNA encoding:
- the LOC136199049 gene encoding inner centromere protein-like codes for the protein MIMSDEEETESDQSLSQQEPELIRPPPLASLSLSGLSLAPSTTFPALRSPLTSSGVSSSSGFEGGTHDESLIRRGPAGPSIDLLKRDNERLKLRLEEMEERLRQEFLARREVEEELKRRNVELSQTRRHLEIVEGDKEALRHQERIWRDEIVEKMKLVESLEKQKNDTAVDRERLKRQIESDKIKIKNLEAELAQQKTIPPQRNYSTMTSRSSFPQLVSGNPLTNNPPEIVHRTPSFPIRSPKSPEIHWHPKEDIDSSPPRTTLAEDQYAPLQAWLRKNKMEAAFSGAYAVQGTRDSHFSVRSEESNYLECPKCDKRFDSRDFSSYRQHLEECLK
- the LOC136199038 gene encoding protein transport protein Sec61 subunit alpha, with product MGVKILEWLKPFISIIPEVSKPERKIQFREKVLWTAITLFIFLVCCQIPLFGIMSSDSADPFYWIRVIMASNRGTLMELGISPIVTSSLIMQLLQGAKLIEVGDTPKDKALFNGSQKLFGMVITLGQSVVYVMTGMYGDPSDIGAGIGLLIVIQLFCAGLIVLLLDELLQKGYGLGSGISLFIATNICETIVWKAFSPATINTGRGTEFEGAVIAFFHLLATRGDKVRALREAFYRQNLPNLMNLSATVFVFAIVIYFQGFRVDLPIKSSRYRGQYSSYPIKLFYTSNIPIILQSALVSNLYVISQMLSAKLSGNFFVSLLGVWQTMEGGGPARSYPIGGLCYYMSPPETLGHIIEDPIHAVIYIAFMLGSCAFFSKTWIDVSGSSAKDVAKQLKDQQMVMRGHRETSMIKELNRYIPTAAAFGGLCIGALSVLADFLGAIGSGTGILLAVTIIYQYFEVFVKEQSELGGMGTLLF
- the LOC136199052 gene encoding protein lava lamp-like isoform X1; amino-acid sequence: MSDFEVQFDENVAEKKELELILERAKHELEAERQEANELRKKLAKKEEVGQKKTPKSKFLNLPLQEEIDHREHLAKCQAEIERLRLRLKTVEQDLKEKQKSPTPRPNDEFPAQGSKNDYVALPQVPTIWVTENEENVEYKEEESAPKTEYLRPQYYSTEEKEEQSLGRRSSMISQMSVWVRKKEKVKLLTCAYVRQERLSQRRPSATANLPQTPRTSRRDPAQPVEKKIFRTTLDLGPEKTKSFEFPSLSIQPMNKTTRMSRTAGGPSPRRYYAKQRFY
- the LOC136199052 gene encoding uncharacterized protein isoform X2 — encoded protein: MSDFEVQFDENVAEKKELELILERAKHELEAERQEANELRKKLAKKEEEEIDHREHLAKCQAEIERLRLRLKTVEQDLKEKQKSPTPRPNDEFPAQGSKNDYVALPQVPTIWVTENEENVEYKEEESAPKTEYLRPQYYSTEEKEEQSLGRRSSMISQMSVWVRKKEKVKLLTCAYVRQERLSQRRPSATANLPQTPRTSRRDPAQPVEKKIFRTTLDLGPEKTKSFEFPSLSIQPMNKTTRMSRTAGGPSPRRYYAKQRFY
- the LOC136199052 gene encoding uncharacterized protein isoform X3; the protein is MSDFEVQFDENVAEKKELELILERAKHELEAERQEANELRKKLAKKEEVGQKKTPKSKFLNLPLQEEIDHREHLAKCQAEIERLRLRLKTVEQDLKEKQKSPTPRPNDEFPAQGSKNDYVALPQVPTIWVTENEENVEYKEEESAPKTEYLRPQYYSTEEKEEQSLGRRSSMISQMSVWERLSQRRPSATANLPQTPRTSRRDPAQPVEKKIFRTTLDLGPEKTKSFEFPSLSIQPMNKTTRMSRTAGGPSPRRYYAKQRFY
- the LOC136199059 gene encoding uncharacterized protein, which produces MSAYAFTKSNLQELHSIFARVIDLALTALKREPESGSDSSISDFQPPRERSKINNLDELIEEIEFCSLAYQELTSEIEKGLNKVRKESGRFLITMANQKNKNSALRKRIENIETFAQKQKLKYEGMEIFRVDYDNVSTLSFRNWNSRTKYF
- the LOC136199034 gene encoding polyamine-modulated factor 1-binding protein 1-like isoform X1, which gives rise to MQPRNSSRQKSRNVLSRIRILGSGEETTQRDTVASARKMRNDALKEADEVLKQGVVSDNDSEEMLTVQKVRVNFLLRRIFISSRFKSRVSAAMNGLEGNKRKIMTLLESAGQFFDFDEWQAINDDNFDDALKETQSALNSGSKNLKGMEAAQSLARIGIERFEGFSLSLLEKMFEKIASLREEKSRDAERRAHAAAAKQQKMNELSIQVATLRVERDAECVEKEKVIIERDELIRKLKEKEMAIDELKRNFEQETKKIELEYKEKLAEKDLEAERLQTVVAELDDELRLRKEDIIESHQPSSQVQPDFQHKNHFLTVDYERSMEAESDSSMRRDRGSSSSGEDSLPFIFIPPRAPRIERAPRDDWQRPMPVTQKGRMMRSSSYTPLENSGLNRSPSPLKLTKTFYNTIQPHNSLPTSPFFTVRSIGGNPSASNRPRTVPRRPVSDSNLRQSLPKVRVTINDDNVFLTSPKLETSRGRLHSTLAARIALNRRASATPSLSRRRQSDFKL
- the LOC136199034 gene encoding polyamine-modulated factor 1-binding protein 1-like isoform X2, which translates into the protein MQPRNSSRQKSRNVLSRIRILGSGEETTQRDTVASARKMRNDALKEADEVLKQGVVSDNDSEEMLTVQKSRVSAAMNGLEGNKRKIMTLLESAGQFFDFDEWQAINDDNFDDALKETQSALNSGSKNLKGMEAAQSLARIGIERFEGFSLSLLEKMFEKIASLREEKSRDAERRAHAAAAKQQKMNELSIQVATLRVERDAECVEKEKVIIERDELIRKLKEKEMAIDELKRNFEQETKKIELEYKEKLAEKDLEAERLQTVVAELDDELRLRKEDIIESHQPSSQVQPDFQHKNHFLTVDYERSMEAESDSSMRRDRGSSSSGEDSLPFIFIPPRAPRIERAPRDDWQRPMPVTQKGRMMRSSSYTPLENSGLNRSPSPLKLTKTFYNTIQPHNSLPTSPFFTVRSIGGNPSASNRPRTVPRRPVSDSNLRQSLPKVRVTINDDNVFLTSPKLETSRGRLHSTLAARIALNRRASATPSLSRRRQSDFKL